From one Cyprinus carpio isolate SPL01 chromosome B3, ASM1834038v1, whole genome shotgun sequence genomic stretch:
- the LOC109054264 gene encoding C-factor-like yields MAVVKACKILITGANRGLGLEIVKQLSENSFPKQHIFATCRDPDGPKSEALRELVKKHPSAITIIRLDANDPSSVKESAKKVGSLLGNNGLNLLVNNAGIVANGTIQTTTVEDMKNTFNTNVIGPLLIIREYLPYLQMAAKASGTPGMSSNKAAVINISSVAGSMTRMPSIYKHFPTLPYGVSKAGFNMLTVLAAEEFKADEILCMALHPGWVKTELGGDDATLESKESVAGMLRVIANLTEMQHGGFLDYTGETVTW; encoded by the exons ATGGCAGTAGTGAAAGCTTGCAAAATCTTGATCACTGGAGCTAACCGCGGCTTAGGCTTGGAAATTGTTAAGCAACTGTCTGAGAACTCTTTTCCTAAACAGCATATCTTTGCTACCTGTCGTGACCCAGACGGGCCGAAGTCTGAG gCGTTGAGAGAACTGGTGAAAAAACATCCAAGTGCTATAACTATCATACGTCTTG ATGCTAATGATCCATCCAGTGTCAAAGAGTCTGCCAAGAAAGTGGGGTCTCTACTGGGAAACAATGGTTTGAACCTGCTTGTGAATAATGCTGGAATCGTGGCAAATGGCACCATTCAGACCACCACTGTTGAAGACATGAAAAACACCTTCAACACCAACGTGATAGGACCCTTATTAATCATTAGG GAGTACCTACCATATCTACAAATGGCAGCAAAAGCGAGCGGGACACCAGGAATGTCCTCTAATAAAGCAGCTGTCATCAACATCTCCTCTGTGGCGGGATCCATGACCAGAATGCCTTCCATATACAAGCATTTTCCAACGTTGCCATATGGAGTGAGCAAG GCAGGTTTTAACATGCTGACTGTGTTAGCTGCTGAAGAGTTTAAGGCGGATGAGATCCTCTGCATGGCCCTTCACCCAGGATGGGTGAAAACTGAACTGGGTGGAGATGAC GCAACACTTGAATCAAAAGAAAGTGTGGCTGGGATGCTGCGTGTCATTGCCAACCTTACTGAGATGCAGCATGGAGGATTCCTGGACTACACTGGAGAAACTGTGACCTGGTAA